The genomic segment GCCTTCCAGATGCTCGCGCACCACCGGGTGCTGTTTGAAGCGCTGGAACTCATCGAACGGCGACAGATAGGGGTTCTGATAGTTGAGGTGGACGACGAAGCCGATCGACACATATTCGTCGCCGAAATGGTACATGAAGGAGCCACCGCCGGTCTTGTCATCCAGCGGCCAGCCCAGCGTATGCTGCACCAGACCGGGCTTATGCTTCGCCTTCGGAACCTTCCACAACTCCTTGATACCGATGCCGTATTTCTGGACGTCGCTGTCCTTGTCCAGCTCAAAGCGCTTGATGATCTGCTGCGACAGCGAGCCGCGCACGCCCTCGGCGAAGAAGGTGTAGCGGGCGCGCAATTCCAGACCGGGCTGGTAATCGCCCTTGGGCTGGCCTTCGCGGTCGAGCCCGAACACGCCGGCCACGACACCCGCTACGGCCCCCGCGTCGTCGTACAGGACTTCGGAACAGGCCATGCCCGGATAGATTTCAACGCCCAGCGCCTCGGCCTGCTCGGCCATCCAGCGCGTCAGATTGCCCAGCGACCCGATATAGCAGCCGTGATTCTTCATGTAGGACGGCATGGGTAGGAAGGAGATATCAAGCGCGCCCTGCGGCCCCAGATAGATGAAGCGATCTTCGGTGACGGCCGTTTCCAGCGGTGCACCCTGCGCCTTCCAGTCGGGAAAAAGCTGCGTCAGTCCCGACGGGTCGATCACCGCGCCGGACAGAATGTGAGCGCCGATCTCGGAGCCCTTTTCCAGCAGGGCCACCGAGACGTCGCCGCCACTGGCCTGTGCCGTCTGTTTGAGGCGAATGGCCGCCGCCAGCCCCGCCGGGCCGCCGCCCACGATGACGACGTCATATTCCATCGATTCCCGTTCAGGTGCGTCCGCCATGTTCGTACTCTTCTCTAATATTTCCCGGTGCCGGTTTGATCTTGTGGCACAGTTTCCGTAAAGACTGTAAAGACCCTGCCGATCATTTTTCTCAAAGATGTCTGTTTATGCCGGAGCCTCACGCCATCACGGCCCAAACCATGCGCGAGTTGGAAAGCTATCTCAGCTTTCTCAATGACCATGAGTTGGACGACATCTACGATGCTCAGCCTATTAATCGTCTTTTGGCGGAAAATAAATCGCGTTCTGTGGCGGCGACGGCGCAAAACGCCCCGGCGACGGTCACCCCCCTGCCGAGCGCTGTGCGCGTCAATGCCCTGAGGCCTGAGTCGCTGCGCCATTTTGATGTCGAGCGCGCCGCCGCTGCCGCCGCAGCTATCGCCGCCAGCGCCGCGACGGTCGAGGCGCTTTATGCCGCTCTGGAGGCCTTTCCGGATGTGCCCCTGCGCTATGAAGGCGGCAAGGGCCTGATCCGCGGACGCGGGGCCTCAGCGGCAGACGTGCTGATCGTCGGCGATGTGCCCGACGCCGATGAGGACGAGGCGCAGACGGCCTTTCAGGGCAAACCGGGGCATCTGACCGATGCGGCCCTGTCGGCGCTGGGGCTCAATGAACGGGCCTTACGCCTACCCGGTCTGTTCTGGCGTCCGGCGGGCGGGCGTCCGGCCACCGACGAAGACATCCGCCTCACCGCCCCCTTCCTGCGCCGCCTGATCGAACTGAGCGCACCGAAGGTCGTCATCCTGTGCGGCGCGACGGCGGTGCGCAGCGTGCTCGATTCCAACGACAGCGTGCAAAGATTGCGCGGCAAGGCGCACGATCTGACCCTTTCGGGCGGTGCCCCCCTGCGGGTTTTTGTCACCTTCCCCCCCGCGCTTCTGCTGCGCCAACCCCTTGCCAAAAAGGCGTTCTGGAGCGATTTCCTTCTGGCCACGGAGGGTCTCGCCTAAGAGCGCAACCCTTAATAGCTTGCCTCCCCATCAGGTTTTGATTACTGTCCACAGGCGTCCGCACTTTCCCGCGCTGGCCAGGATGCATCGTTTCGTTCGCAAAAGGGTTGTTCAAACCGCGTCCGAAACCTCCCGATTTGGAAAAACAACGACGGAGTGTTGCCTTGACCAGACCTGCGAGCCGCGCCCGCTACCGGCATGTCCTGATGTCCGCCGCTGCGCTTGCCGCCGTCTGTTTCTGTGCGCCCGCCCTCGCCCAAACCCCTACTTTGACCGGCGACAAGACCGTCGATGCCATCCTCAGCACCCCGCAAACCGCCTATAAGGGCGCGGTCCTGCTGGCGGCAGCTTCCGACACACCGCGCAAGCCCGTCGCCTATAGCAGCCTGACCCGCGCGACGCCCAAGGTGCCTGCCGCACTTGATCCCGGCCTGTCGCCGTGGGACGCACAGCTTTATCAGGCGGCGTTTGAGGCGCTCGACAAGGGCGATTTCGCCACCGCCGACGCCTCGATCGAAAAGATCAGCGACAAGAGCCTGATGGGCTATCTTGAGTTCAACAAACTGTTCCACCCGGACTACAGCTCAACCTACGAAGAGTTGATGAGCTGGCTGGAGCGCTATCCCGACCACCCGCAGGCCATGCGCGTGTGGAATCTCGCCAAGCGCAAAAAGCCTGAGGGCGTCGAAGACCCGCCGTTCCCCAAACTGGCCGGGGCGCAGAAACTGTCTTCCACCGGCCTGCTGGACGGGCCACCGCGCAGCGAAGTCAAGGCGGGCACCGCCGGACCCGATTCGGCCCTGACGCCCAAATCGGCGCGCTCGGCCTATAATGACGGCAAGCTGGATCAGGCGCTGAAACTGGGCGTGCAGATCGGCGATCGCTGGGTGGCGGGCCTCGCCGCCTATCGCCTCAAGCGCTATGACGAAGCGCTGAAACACTTCGATTTCATCGTCAATGACCCCAGCCAGAGCGCCTGGAGCCAGTCGGGCGGGGCCTACTGGGCCGGTCGCATGGCCGCGAAAATGGGCCATAAGGGCGACGCCGAGCTTTATTTCAAATACGCCGCCTCCTTCCCCTTCACCTTCTATGGCCTTCTGGCCGAGCAGCGTCTGGGGGCCGAACCCGCCGTCGTCCGCGCGCAAAAGGGACAGGCCCCGGTCTTTGCCGAAGAAACGCGCGGGGCCTATACGGCCAAGCTCAATGCCGATTTCAACTGGGCCAAAAACGACGCTCAGGCCCGCCGCGTCTCGATGCTGGTGGCCGTAGGCCGCAAGGCCGATGCCCGCAGCGAGTTGCAAACCGCCATCCAGCGTTCACCGGATCAGCAGACGCGCAGCAATTGGCTGGCTCTGGCCGACGCGCACGATCTGTCAGTCTCGCAAATCCGCACCTCAGACCGTCTGTTCGACCCGGCCAACTATACCATCCCCGATTTCGAGCCGACCGAAGGCTGGCGCATCGATAAGGCGCTGCTGTTCGCCATCGCCAAGAAAGAGAGCAAGTTCAACGCCAAGGCCAAGAGCTATGCCGGGGCCTATGGCCTTTTGCAACTGATGCCAGCCACCGCCTATGTGGTGACGCGCGATTCCAGCCTGATGAGCAATCCGGACAAGCTGCTCGACCCGGCGGTCAATCTTCAGGTGGGTCAGTCCTACATGCTGAAACTGGCGGCGTCGGGCATCAATGACTCCGACCTGTTCCGCGTAGTGGCCTCCTACAATGCCGGCGAAAAATGGGTGCAGGACGCCATGCGCTCGCTGGGCGATGACGCCGACTCGCTGCTGGTGATGGAATCGATCCCGGTGGCCCAGACGCGGCAATATGTCGAAGAGGTGGTCGCCTCTTACTGGATCTATCGTCAGATCATGGGCAAGCCGTCAAAGACTCTGGCGCTGGCGGCTTCGGATGCCAAGATCGTCGATATTCTGGCCGATAAGTAATTAGCCACGAAAAACACGAAAATCACGAACGCTTCGCGCGAACAGAGTTACGCAACGAAATTCGTGATTTTCGTGTTTTTCGTGGCTAAATCTAAGTCGTCTTCACCGGCGGCTTGGGCGGGAAGCCCAGCAGGTACAGCACAAAGCCGCCCGCCTTGCCGAACAGCGATAAATACCAGCTCCCTTTGCGGAAGCGCTCGCCATTGGTGGTCAGCGACACCGGAATGGGCCGCAGGCGCGCCCGGCCGAGAGCCAGGTCGATGCTCAGGTCTTCAAACGCCACCTGATCCTTATAACCGCCCACGGCGTCATAAAGGGCGCGCGACAGGAACAGGCCGTGGTCGCCGGACGGAATGGCCAGCCAGCGTGAATTGAAGGCCACGACCTCAGCCCAAAAGCTGGCAAACCACGACGGATCATCAAAAGCCAGCCGAAAATAGCCGGCGCGCAACGGAAAATGCTTCATGTGGTCGCGCACATGGTCCATCCAGCCATCACCCAGAAGCGAGTCGGCGTGCAGGATCATCAGCCAGTCGCCCTTGGCCGCCTTACACCCCTGCCACAGTTGCAGACCGCGCCCCGCGTCCGCGTGCAGCACGGTACAGCCCGTGGATTCGGCGATTTCCAGCGTCGCGTCTTCGGAGCCGCCATCGACGATGATCACTTCCTTGATCAGACCTTCGACCACCGCCGGGACCAGCGCGCCCAGGGTGCGCACCAGTGTGGCTTCGGCATTGAGGGTGGGAATGACGACAGATATCAAGGCAGTTACCGCGAAAAGACGCCGACCAGCTCGACATGGCCGGACCACAGGAACTGATCTATAGGCGTCACCCGATCCAGTTGAAAGCCCGCCTCTGTCAAAATTTTGGCGTCGCGGGCAAAGGTCTGCACGTTACAGCTCACGCCGACGACACGCGCCACCTGTGAGCGGGCGATCTGCTGCGCCTGCGCTTCGGCCCCGGCGCGCGGCGGATCGAAGACCACGGCGTCCCAGCCGGCCATTTCCTCGGCCACCACCGGCGCGCGGAACAGATCGCGCGCTTCGACCGTGATCGGTTTCAGGCCCGGCGCGCGGCCAATGGCGGCCTTGAGCGCCCGCACCGCCCCGCCCGCCCCGTCGGCGGCATAGACCGAAGCCGTTTCGGCCAGCGGAAAGGTGAATGTACCCGCCCCGCAGAACAGGTCCGCCACACGCCTGGCCCCCGCCACCGCGTCCTTGACCAGCGCCACCATATCGGCCTCGGACGTCGCAGAGGCCTGCAAGAACGAACCGGTCGGCAGGTCCACCGTGGCGCGGCCAAAGCGCACGCTGGGCAGATGCGACTGATAGAGGATGTCATCGGCCATCGAAATACGCGCCAGACGGATATCCGACGACTGCGCGATCAGGGCGATCTCCATGCGCGCCTGTGCGCTCAGACCGCCGCTTTTGCTGCGCTCGATACCGCGCACATCGACGTCGAGCCCGGTATCCGAGACGGTCACCGACAGGATGGGAGCGGATTTCGGATGCTCAAACAGGTGAGAGGCGATTTCCGTCAGCACAGGTATGGCCGCGATCAGGGCCGGATCGGCCACCGGACAGACCTCTATCTTCACCTGATCCCACGAGCGCCGCCGCTTATAACCCAGCTCGGTGCGCACGGTCTTGCCCTGACGGTATTGTTTGGCGTGCAGGCCAACCCGACGGCGCGTGGCGGGCGGCGTGGTCCGAATGGGCGCGACCTCGGTTTCCAGCCCCGCCCGACGCAGCACGGTTTCGACGTTGGCGCGCTTCCAGTCGCTATAGGCCGCCATCTCCCAGTGTTGCAGGCTGCACCCGCCGCACTGGCTGAAATGCGGGCAGACGGGGGCGACGCGCTCAGCGGACGGCGTCACCACCTCGATCAGGCGCGCATGGCCGTCCTTTGGCGCGGAAGCCCGCACGGTCTCCCCGGGCAGGGTCAGGGGCACGAACACGCCGTCCGTCGTCACACCGTCGCCCTGAAAGCCGACTTTTTCGATGGTAAGGGTCACATCACTCATGGGCGGCTAATAAAGGAGTTGGGGTTCAAAGCTGAACAAAAATTTTGAAAAAAGTTCTGCGTCCAGACAGGCCGCCCTCCCGACTTCCGGCACAACAGGGGCCATTATGCATTGATATTTCAAATATTTTCGGAAAATTTCAGCCCGTTCAGCCTGCAAAAGAAAATGCCAAGATGAACGAAGATGAACAGGGTTCTCAAAAACCGTTCAGGTTGGGGGGCCTATAAAGGTCTTCATCAACGACGGGCTGACCCGCCGCGGAATGGAAATAAACCCGAAAGGAACCCCACCATGACCAAGTTCAACACCACGAAAAAGATCGTCCTGTCGGCCGTGGCCTCGGCCATGGTTCTGAGCGCCGGTCTGGCCGGCACCGCTTCGGCCTATGACCGTTACGACCGCTATGAGCGCCGCAGTTATTCGGAAGCCTGCGCCGAGCGCAAGACGAATAACAAGACCAATGGCGCGGTTCTGGGGGCCGTTGCCGGTGCCGCCGTCGGTAACGGCGTCTCGGCCCGCAACGCCCGCACCGAAGGGACTATTCTGGGCGCCGTCGTCGGCGGCCTGATCGGGGCCAAGGTCGGCTCGGACAACACCCAGTGCCAGTACTACGGCAGCCGCGACCGTTACGATGACCGTTATGACCGTCGTGACCGCTATGACGACCGTTACGATCGCCGCGATCATTACGACCGCTATGACCGTTACGACCGCCGCGATCGTTACTAACCGATTCGAGAACCCCTCCCAATTCTCTGATTTAAGAGGATATCCGGGTCCACTGACGCCCTGCACCTTCCCCCCCTTGGTGCAGGGCGCTTTTTTTATTCTGATAAGCAAAAACTGAAAAATCTCGCTGGGCCGCCCCAAGAGATTTTTCTCGATATGGTCCGAGGAAAAGTACCCGGCTTGCCGGGCAACTTTTCCTCGATCATTAATTCGTACCCTTCTTCTGGTTCCAGGCGAAGGCCTTGGCCCCCCAGTAGTTCCACACGCCGCTGAGCAGCGCCGCCGAAATGCCGGCCGCGAACCAGTGGATACCGAAATAGTCCTTCAGCAGGATCGCCACCCCGAGGCTGAGCAGCGCCCCGATGGAACAGGCGAAGTAGAAGCCCAGCAGGCCGGTAAGCATCGGCCAGCCCTTCAGGCGCTTGTCGCGGAAGGTCAGGACGTTATTGATGTAGAAGTTCCACGTCATCGACAGCCAGATGGCCAGACCGTAGTTGATAATGTCGTCATAGCGCACCTGATAGCGATAGAGCGGCAGGCCACCATCGACGCGCAGCAGCGAATGGCTGAGCGCCAGAATAATCGCATAGACGAACGCACCCGAGACACCGACCAGCCCGAACAGCACAAAGCGCGCCGAGATGATGCCGTTGGTGGCCTTTTCGATCAGCAGCGCGCCGAGGTCGAGCACGACGCGGATATCGAGCTTGGATTCGCCGCCCTGACGCTGACGCAGAGAGGCCTTCACCTCGCCGAAGCGCGGGCGCACCTTGGTCGAAGCGACCAGATCGACCAGAATCTTGAACCCTACGCCCGTCAGGTTGGGACGCGCGGTTTCGTACCAGTCGCGCGTCATCATGAAGCAGCCGCTCATGGGATCGGTCAGGGGCGCTTTCAGCACCAGACCGGTGGCCAGCGTCGCCGCCTTGGAGCCCAGATCACGGATAAAGCTCAGGCCCGTATCCGTCTTGCCGATATAGCGTGAGG from the Asticcacaulis excentricus genome contains:
- a CDS encoding electron transfer flavoprotein-ubiquinone oxidoreductase → MADAPERESMEYDVVIVGGGPAGLAAAIRLKQTAQASGGDVSVALLEKGSEIGAHILSGAVIDPSGLTQLFPDWKAQGAPLETAVTEDRFIYLGPQGALDISFLPMPSYMKNHGCYIGSLGNLTRWMAEQAEALGVEIYPGMACSEVLYDDAGAVAGVVAGVFGLDREGQPKGDYQPGLELRARYTFFAEGVRGSLSQQIIKRFELDKDSDVQKYGIGIKELWKVPKAKHKPGLVQHTLGWPLDDKTGGGSFMYHFGDEYVSIGFVVHLNYQNPYLSPFDEFQRFKQHPVVREHLEGGQRISYGARAITEGGYQSVPKLSFPGGVLIGCSAGFVNVPRIKGSHNAIKSAILAADAAWAALSSGDAPQTLEGYDKAYQKSDIAKELKLVRNVKPLLSRYGTTLGMVLGGLDMTVGNLTGGWSPWGTLKHGKTDAQSLRPAAEFKPIAYPKPDGQISFDKLSSVFISNTNHEEDQPVHLRLKDPEVPIAINLPKYAEPAQRYCPAGVYEVVDDNGKPRFQINAQNCVHCKTCDIKDPTQNIVWTTPEGGGGPNYPNM
- a CDS encoding uracil-DNA glycosylase, giving the protein MPEPHAITAQTMRELESYLSFLNDHELDDIYDAQPINRLLAENKSRSVAATAQNAPATVTPLPSAVRVNALRPESLRHFDVERAAAAAAAIAASAATVEALYAALEAFPDVPLRYEGGKGLIRGRGASAADVLIVGDVPDADEDEAQTAFQGKPGHLTDAALSALGLNERALRLPGLFWRPAGGRPATDEDIRLTAPFLRRLIELSAPKVVILCGATAVRSVLDSNDSVQRLRGKAHDLTLSGGAPLRVFVTFPPALLLRQPLAKKAFWSDFLLATEGLA
- a CDS encoding transglycosylase SLT domain-containing protein; this encodes MTRPASRARYRHVLMSAAALAAVCFCAPALAQTPTLTGDKTVDAILSTPQTAYKGAVLLAAASDTPRKPVAYSSLTRATPKVPAALDPGLSPWDAQLYQAAFEALDKGDFATADASIEKISDKSLMGYLEFNKLFHPDYSSTYEELMSWLERYPDHPQAMRVWNLAKRKKPEGVEDPPFPKLAGAQKLSSTGLLDGPPRSEVKAGTAGPDSALTPKSARSAYNDGKLDQALKLGVQIGDRWVAGLAAYRLKRYDEALKHFDFIVNDPSQSAWSQSGGAYWAGRMAAKMGHKGDAELYFKYAASFPFTFYGLLAEQRLGAEPAVVRAQKGQAPVFAEETRGAYTAKLNADFNWAKNDAQARRVSMLVAVGRKADARSELQTAIQRSPDQQTRSNWLALADAHDLSVSQIRTSDRLFDPANYTIPDFEPTEGWRIDKALLFAIAKKESKFNAKAKSYAGAYGLLQLMPATAYVVTRDSSLMSNPDKLLDPAVNLQVGQSYMLKLAASGINDSDLFRVVASYNAGEKWVQDAMRSLGDDADSLLVMESIPVAQTRQYVEEVVASYWIYRQIMGKPSKTLALAASDAKIVDILADK
- a CDS encoding glycosyltransferase translates to MISVVIPTLNAEATLVRTLGALVPAVVEGLIKEVIIVDGGSEDATLEIAESTGCTVLHADAGRGLQLWQGCKAAKGDWLMILHADSLLGDGWMDHVRDHMKHFPLRAGYFRLAFDDPSWFASFWAEVVAFNSRWLAIPSGDHGLFLSRALYDAVGGYKDQVAFEDLSIDLALGRARLRPIPVSLTTNGERFRKGSWYLSLFGKAGGFVLYLLGFPPKPPVKTT
- a CDS encoding class I SAM-dependent RNA methyltransferase — translated: MSDVTLTIEKVGFQGDGVTTDGVFVPLTLPGETVRASAPKDGHARLIEVVTPSAERVAPVCPHFSQCGGCSLQHWEMAAYSDWKRANVETVLRRAGLETEVAPIRTTPPATRRRVGLHAKQYRQGKTVRTELGYKRRRSWDQVKIEVCPVADPALIAAIPVLTEIASHLFEHPKSAPILSVTVSDTGLDVDVRGIERSKSGGLSAQARMEIALIAQSSDIRLARISMADDILYQSHLPSVRFGRATVDLPTGSFLQASATSEADMVALVKDAVAGARRVADLFCGAGTFTFPLAETASVYAADGAGGAVRALKAAIGRAPGLKPITVEARDLFRAPVVAEEMAGWDAVVFDPPRAGAEAQAQQIARSQVARVVGVSCNVQTFARDAKILTEAGFQLDRVTPIDQFLWSGHVELVGVFSR
- a CDS encoding glycine zipper 2TM domain-containing protein; this translates as MTKFNTTKKIVLSAVASAMVLSAGLAGTASAYDRYDRYERRSYSEACAERKTNNKTNGAVLGAVAGAAVGNGVSARNARTEGTILGAVVGGLIGAKVGSDNTQCQYYGSRDRYDDRYDRRDRYDDRYDRRDHYDRYDRYDRRDRY
- a CDS encoding glycosyltransferase, which codes for MPDANFAADKAPDAAAPDLSLIICTLNEGAAIRSVITEIAGHLSGLNYEILVVDDDSKDNTAAEVSDLGKSDPRVRLYVRKGERGLSSAAIRGWDMARGRVLGIMDGDGQHDPVAIRALADMILNGDKDLVCASRYIGKTDTGLSFIRDLGSKAATLATGLVLKAPLTDPMSGCFMMTRDWYETARPNLTGVGFKILVDLVASTKVRPRFGEVKASLRQRQGGESKLDIRVVLDLGALLIEKATNGIISARFVLFGLVGVSGAFVYAIILALSHSLLRVDGGLPLYRYQVRYDDIINYGLAIWLSMTWNFYINNVLTFRDKRLKGWPMLTGLLGFYFACSIGALLSLGVAILLKDYFGIHWFAAGISAALLSGVWNYWGAKAFAWNQKKGTN